The genomic DNA AGTGCTGCCGCAATAGGCCAGCCTGCCGTTGCTCGTCGGCCGGCACGTTTAAAGCGAAGCGGAACGCCTGCAGCGGCATTGTCGATGGCACGGATCGCGCCGCCAGCGACGCTCCTGTAACGGGACGTTCGTAGATGTTCCTGGGAATGGGGCGGAAACAAAAGAGCCGCCTGGCGGCGGCTCCTGGTGCCAGCTCAGTACTGCTGCTGGGCTTCTTCTTCCGGCAGGGTGATGTTCAGCTCGAGAATTTCACAGCCGGACTCGCGGTCGAGTTGAATGTTGACCGCATCCTGATCCACAGGGACGTATTTTCGGACTACCTGCAGCAACT from Alcanivorax sp. includes the following:
- the minE gene encoding cell division topological specificity factor MinE — translated: MSIFSYLLPKKQSSASVAKERLQIIVARERSTRGGPDYLPQLQEELLQVVRKYVPVDQDAVNIQLDRESGCEILELNITLPEEEAQQQY